From a single Candidatus Sulfotelmatobacter sp. genomic region:
- a CDS encoding endo-1,4-beta-xylanase: MPSPRLFFRILLMFLLEFQVAPSVFLRQAASQSHLLIGAAVRPYLFSEAAYSATLAREFNMVEPEDAMKWWTVRKNPGRFDFREGDAVVSFAEAHDMKVRGHCLVWDHNNPDWLEPSRFTAVQMSSMLHEHIAATMKHYAGRVFAWDVVNEALDENGRIKNSPWYNQPGIGFAQKGAAYIEQAFRWARESDPQALLFYNDNGGEGLNRKSDAIYAMVKDFKSRGIPIDGVGLQMHIETLNLDTAAIAANIARLTALGLQVHITELDVSLPLDTNGLVTGDDLRREADIYRSVVRACLQNRGCTAIQTWGFTDKYSWIGSHSHGARGAALPFDRVYQPKPAYDAILRELRPQ; encoded by the coding sequence ATGCCGAGCCCGCGCCTATTTTTTCGCATCCTCCTCATGTTTCTTCTGGAGTTCCAGGTTGCCCCTTCTGTGTTCCTCCGGCAGGCGGCAAGCCAGAGCCATCTGCTTATCGGCGCGGCGGTTCGGCCGTACCTGTTTTCTGAGGCAGCGTACTCGGCAACTCTGGCCCGCGAATTCAACATGGTTGAACCCGAAGACGCGATGAAATGGTGGACCGTCCGCAAGAATCCTGGCAGGTTCGATTTTCGCGAGGGCGATGCAGTCGTGAGCTTTGCGGAAGCCCATGACATGAAAGTTCGCGGTCACTGCCTGGTTTGGGATCACAACAATCCTGACTGGCTAGAGCCGAGCCGCTTCACTGCGGTGCAGATGTCAAGCATGCTACATGAGCACATCGCGGCGACGATGAAACACTATGCCGGCAGGGTCTTCGCCTGGGATGTGGTGAACGAGGCGCTTGATGAGAATGGCCGAATCAAAAATTCTCCGTGGTACAACCAGCCCGGCATTGGATTCGCCCAAAAGGGCGCGGCTTATATTGAGCAAGCGTTTCGCTGGGCTCGTGAGTCCGATCCGCAAGCTCTGCTTTTCTATAACGACAACGGGGGCGAAGGGCTGAACCGCAAGTCCGACGCGATCTACGCGATGGTGAAGGATTTCAAAAGTCGCGGCATCCCCATCGACGGTGTGGGCCTCCAGATGCACATAGAGACGCTCAATCTCGACACCGCGGCGATCGCCGCCAACATCGCGCGCCTCACCGCGCTGGGACTTCAGGTTCATATTACCGAACTCGACGTCTCGCTCCCGCTAGATACGAACGGCCTGGTGACTGGCGACGACCTGCGGCGGGAGGCTGACATCTACCGTAGCGTGGTTCGAGCCTGCCTTCAAAATCGAGGCTGCACGGCAATTCAGACCTGGGGATTCACCGACAAATATTCGTGGATCGGATCGCACTCCCACGGCGCGCGCGGCGCCGCGTTGCCCTTCGACCGCGTCTACCAGCCCAAGCCCGCCTACGACGCCATCCTGAGAGAACTTCGGCCGCAATAG
- a CDS encoding base excision DNA repair protein → MALPLKYMNFSKSATNFLAHPVAWGAGGIKLKVEDFFHVSRHRQGKEKESQIRKYYHALYQAWGAQHWWPAETRFEVIVGAYLTQNTAWTNVERALANLRGAQILNVGGIRNTTTAELEGLIRPSGYFRQKAARLKTFVAFLDRKYGGSLDRLFVEPTAKLREELLNLNGVGPETADSILLYAGNHPVFVVDAYTRRILDRHGILPEKTDYEEIRELFQQALAPIADRQKQMPASMAPPLEAGFHGGAHSPSAMSTSKRTALAQVYNEMHGLIVGVGKHYCGKSQPQCDGCPLQALLPSG, encoded by the coding sequence ATGGCTCTCCCGCTCAAGTACATGAACTTCAGTAAGTCTGCGACCAACTTCCTTGCGCATCCCGTAGCATGGGGTGCGGGTGGGATTAAACTGAAAGTCGAGGATTTCTTTCACGTGTCCCGACATCGCCAAGGCAAAGAGAAAGAGAGTCAAATCCGCAAGTACTATCACGCGCTTTACCAAGCGTGGGGAGCGCAGCACTGGTGGCCGGCCGAGACGCGCTTCGAAGTGATCGTCGGCGCCTATCTTACGCAGAATACGGCGTGGACTAACGTGGAGCGGGCTTTGGCGAATCTCCGCGGAGCGCAGATTCTAAATGTTGGAGGAATTAGGAATACGACGACAGCCGAACTCGAAGGCCTGATTCGTCCCTCCGGCTATTTTCGGCAAAAGGCGGCGCGGCTGAAAACTTTTGTCGCTTTTCTTGACCGCAAGTACGGCGGCTCGCTTGATCGACTCTTTGTTGAACCGACCGCCAAATTGCGGGAGGAATTGCTCAATCTGAACGGTGTTGGCCCGGAGACTGCGGACTCGATTTTGCTCTACGCGGGAAACCATCCTGTATTTGTGGTTGACGCCTATACCCGCCGCATCCTCGATCGCCACGGGATTCTGCCGGAGAAGACGGATTATGAGGAGATTAGGGAATTGTTCCAGCAAGCCTTAGCACCCATAGCTGATCGACAGAAACAAATGCCCGCGAGTATGGCGCCGCCACTGGAGGCGGGTTTCCACGGCGGCGCTCATTCGCCCTCAGCGATGAGCACGTCGAAGCGAACGGCGCTGGCGCAGGTCTACAACGAGATGCACGGCCTGATTGTCGGAGTGGGCAAGCATTATTGCGGAAAATCACAGCCCCAATGTGACGGATGTCCTTTACAGGCCTTGCTGCCTTCAGGTTAA